Proteins encoded by one window of Fretibacterium sp. OH1220_COT-178:
- the rph gene encoding ribonuclease PH, which translates to MDGTVPERRTRPYDALRPVSFERHYTRYAEGSVLAVLGETRVLCTATVEDRVPLFLRGTDQGWITAEYAMLPRSTDRRTQRASRSGISGRSAEIQRLIGRALRISVDLHRLGPRTVTIDCDVLQADGGTRVASVNGGYVALVDALRTLRDGGAFGALPLVSCVSAISAGIVGGVACLDLDSAEDRAASADVNVVADHADRFVEIQGTGEEAPFSRSEADRIFDLCLKGCREIRERQLSALALSEEERAPLVF; encoded by the coding sequence ATGGACGGCACGGTTCCGGAGCGGAGAACACGGCCGTACGATGCGTTGCGCCCCGTGTCCTTCGAGCGGCATTACACGCGTTATGCGGAGGGCTCCGTGCTGGCCGTACTCGGCGAGACCCGGGTCCTCTGCACTGCCACCGTCGAGGACAGGGTGCCCCTCTTCCTGCGCGGCACGGATCAGGGCTGGATTACCGCGGAGTACGCGATGTTGCCCCGTTCCACGGATCGCCGGACTCAGCGCGCCTCCCGGTCCGGGATCAGCGGGCGCAGCGCGGAGATCCAGCGCCTGATCGGCCGGGCTCTTCGGATCTCCGTGGATCTGCATCGTCTGGGGCCGCGTACCGTCACCATAGACTGCGATGTCCTCCAGGCCGACGGAGGGACGCGCGTGGCGTCCGTGAACGGCGGGTACGTCGCCCTGGTGGACGCCCTGAGGACCCTTCGGGACGGGGGGGCATTCGGCGCGCTGCCGCTTGTGTCGTGCGTCTCCGCCATCAGTGCGGGGATCGTCGGGGGCGTTGCCTGCCTCGACCTCGACAGCGCGGAGGATCGGGCGGCGAGCGCCGACGTCAACGTCGTTGCCGATCACGCCGATCGTTTCGTCGAAATCCAGGGGACCGGGGAGGAGGCCCCTTTTTCTCGGTCCGAGGCCGACCGCATCTTCGACCTCTGTCTGAAAGGGTGCCGCGAGATCCGAGAGCGCCAGCTCTCGGCCCTGGCGCTCTCGGAGGAGGAGCGGGCCCCCCTTGTTTTTTGA
- the ltaE gene encoding low-specificity L-threonine aldolase — MRLLFPIDLRSDTVTKPCAAMRRAMAEAEVGDDVYGDDPTVLRLEEEAAGLLGKEAALYVTSGTQGNLTAILTHCGRGEGVVLGRETHILNFEGGGMACLGGVVPLAADDPSGLPGIPEMEAVLRPADNVHFVRARLVCFENTNNRRGGHASTPQEISERASWAHSRGLSVHIDGARLFNAAVALGVRAADLVRDADSVQICLSKGLGAPMGSLLCASRDFVARARFWRKRLGGGLRQVGVVAAAGLYALRNNIDRLAEDHENARRIGEILAEGGLEVSAAKRPTNMVYFKAKDVSSADRILEACRSKGVLFNKSAPDTFRLVTHLDVSAEAAREAASLIVGVSRS; from the coding sequence GTGCGTTTGTTGTTTCCCATAGATCTGCGAAGCGATACGGTGACGAAGCCCTGCGCGGCGATGAGAAGGGCGATGGCGGAGGCGGAGGTCGGGGACGACGTCTACGGCGACGACCCCACGGTTCTGCGCCTCGAGGAGGAGGCCGCCGGCCTTTTGGGCAAGGAGGCCGCCCTCTACGTCACTTCGGGCACCCAGGGCAATTTGACGGCCATCCTGACGCACTGCGGCCGCGGGGAGGGGGTTGTCCTGGGCCGGGAGACCCACATCCTGAACTTCGAGGGGGGAGGAATGGCCTGTCTTGGCGGGGTCGTGCCCCTTGCGGCCGACGATCCCTCGGGGCTGCCCGGCATCCCCGAGATGGAGGCGGTACTGAGGCCCGCGGATAACGTCCACTTTGTCCGGGCCCGGCTCGTCTGTTTCGAGAACACGAACAACCGGCGCGGGGGGCACGCCTCCACGCCTCAGGAGATCTCGGAGCGCGCGTCCTGGGCCCACAGCCGGGGTTTGAGCGTCCATATCGACGGGGCCCGGCTCTTCAACGCGGCGGTGGCGCTCGGGGTCCGGGCCGCCGACCTGGTTCGCGACGCCGACAGCGTCCAGATCTGTCTTTCCAAGGGCTTGGGGGCCCCGATGGGCAGCCTGCTCTGTGCGTCGCGCGATTTCGTCGCACGCGCGCGCTTCTGGCGCAAGCGGCTGGGCGGCGGGCTGCGTCAGGTTGGGGTCGTGGCCGCTGCGGGGCTGTACGCCCTGAGGAACAATATCGACCGCCTGGCGGAGGATCACGAGAACGCCCGCCGGATCGGGGAGATTCTGGCCGAGGGGGGCCTGGAGGTCTCGGCGGCGAAACGCCCCACCAATATGGTCTATTTCAAGGCCAAGGATGTTTCCTCCGCCGACAGGATTCTGGAGGCATGCCGGTCGAAGGGGGTCCTTTTCAACAAATCCGCGCCGGACACCTTCCGTCTGGTCACCCACCTGGACGTGAGCGCCGAGGCGGCCCGAGAGGCGGCTTCGCTCATCGTGGGGGTGTCCCGAAGCTAG
- a CDS encoding N-acetylmuramoyl-L-alanine amidase family protein, with amino-acid sequence MLIFGLFLLLSVLAAGPAWGSATLYRGGNALGSVPTTSGSGSEPWVSLADTGALLGFQASAAGEELHLVRDDVRIRVVLNAVAAWKDLNLVPLYAAAFERDGRWWLDIPSALTLFQRVSGSGAGNRLRFEVDLDAPSANTPPSPQEPPAAAEAPPARSGEEEAAPEPVRERPREQPRVAEAARPLPKAGTPQPEKNKGEIRALRWSTSRERVRAVIDCNDGAEPEMRIEGGRVRVLFSGAVEAPEGLPSPYGNVTAELVRGPSGVSLVFDSKSVRVERLALDAPRRIVLDFFFESPADIRVLPAPVPEPSPVPPPVPERKVTRAPAGRKGKRLAVLDPGHGGKDPGAVANGVREKDINLGIGLALEGVLRAKGFEVVMTRRTDVYLKLQERTEIANRADADVFVSIHANSLPSLRNTAGFEIYIMALPTDKDALALAKIENREYVEEKSGGAAAVDRKTELLLRILGDMQQNNKISESTELAESLFGAGKRQGIPMRRVAQAPFFVLRGAAMPAVLLETGFVTNAKEAKLLAHPGYQRRIAEAMAAGIVDYLK; translated from the coding sequence GTGCTGATTTTCGGCCTCTTCCTGCTGCTTTCCGTGCTGGCCGCGGGCCCGGCGTGGGGGAGTGCCACCCTTTATCGGGGCGGAAACGCCCTGGGGTCCGTCCCGACGACGAGCGGGTCGGGGTCGGAACCCTGGGTCTCCCTGGCGGATACGGGAGCGCTTTTGGGGTTTCAGGCCTCGGCGGCGGGGGAGGAGCTTCACCTCGTGCGGGACGACGTGCGGATCCGAGTCGTCCTGAACGCCGTGGCTGCATGGAAGGATCTTAACCTCGTTCCGCTTTATGCGGCGGCCTTCGAGCGCGACGGTCGATGGTGGCTGGACATTCCGTCCGCCCTGACCCTGTTTCAGAGGGTATCCGGCTCGGGCGCGGGGAATCGGCTGCGCTTCGAGGTTGACCTGGATGCGCCCTCCGCGAACACGCCTCCCTCCCCTCAGGAGCCGCCTGCGGCCGCAGAGGCCCCGCCCGCCCGATCCGGGGAGGAGGAGGCAGCGCCGGAGCCCGTAAGGGAAAGGCCCCGGGAGCAGCCTCGGGTTGCGGAAGCGGCTCGTCCTCTGCCGAAGGCGGGGACGCCGCAGCCGGAGAAAAACAAGGGAGAGATTCGGGCCCTGCGGTGGAGCACCTCGCGGGAGCGCGTTCGGGCCGTGATCGACTGCAACGATGGGGCGGAACCGGAGATGAGGATCGAGGGCGGCAGGGTTCGGGTGCTGTTCTCGGGCGCCGTGGAGGCCCCCGAGGGGTTGCCGTCCCCTTATGGCAACGTCACGGCCGAGCTGGTGAGGGGGCCTTCGGGGGTCTCGCTGGTTTTCGATTCCAAGAGCGTTCGGGTGGAACGTTTGGCCCTGGATGCGCCCCGCCGCATCGTCCTGGACTTTTTCTTCGAATCGCCGGCCGATATTCGCGTCCTGCCGGCCCCGGTCCCCGAGCCCTCTCCGGTGCCGCCGCCGGTTCCCGAAAGGAAGGTAACGCGCGCTCCGGCGGGGAGGAAGGGGAAGCGCCTGGCCGTCCTGGATCCCGGGCATGGAGGAAAGGACCCGGGGGCTGTGGCCAACGGCGTGCGCGAGAAGGACATCAACCTGGGGATCGGGCTGGCCCTGGAGGGCGTCCTGAGGGCCAAGGGGTTCGAGGTGGTCATGACCCGCAGGACCGACGTCTACCTGAAGCTCCAGGAGCGGACGGAGATCGCCAATCGGGCCGACGCGGATGTCTTCGTCAGCATCCATGCCAATTCCCTGCCGTCCTTGCGGAACACCGCAGGTTTCGAGATCTATATCATGGCTCTGCCGACGGACAAGGACGCGCTTGCGCTGGCGAAGATCGAGAACCGCGAGTACGTTGAGGAGAAGTCCGGCGGTGCTGCGGCGGTGGACCGCAAGACGGAGCTCCTGCTCCGTATCCTGGGCGACATGCAGCAGAACAACAAGATCAGCGAGAGCACGGAGCTGGCGGAGTCCCTGTTCGGGGCCGGAAAACGGCAGGGGATTCCCATGAGGCGGGTCGCCCAGGCGCCCTTCTTCGTGCTGAGGGGAGCCGCGATGCCGGCGGTGCTTTTGGAGACCGGTTTCGTGACGAACGCCAAGGAGGCGAAGCTGTTGGCTCATCCGGGGTACCAAAGGAGGATCGCCGAGGCCATGGCTGCGGGGATCGTCGACTACCTGAAATGA
- a CDS encoding GerMN domain-containing protein, with the protein MVRREDNPAGRYRDEEDFDWRSRRRGREARKAEKKRAPLMLRLLSWLGVILFCFVAGYLGTSWMMGFLNTRFLQKDNRVENRQELEAFTEKERSRPVPVSSGQKLDVQQLSLKLYHLKNGGLAEETRRFVSHAQEDNIRDAVHAVLVLSGIETAETGVRVLHVFRGADTVFLDLSGAFAQALAKLGQRNSQFLITGIVRTMQDNFPPIVKVRFLIDGAVASAGAPVDLTVPWQLPRS; encoded by the coding sequence ATGGTGCGTCGAGAGGATAATCCTGCCGGCCGTTACAGGGATGAAGAGGACTTCGACTGGAGGTCGCGCCGTCGCGGGCGGGAGGCCCGCAAAGCGGAAAAAAAACGCGCTCCTCTGATGTTGCGCCTCTTGTCCTGGCTTGGGGTGATCCTGTTCTGCTTCGTCGCCGGATATCTAGGGACATCCTGGATGATGGGTTTTCTGAACACGCGTTTCCTGCAGAAGGACAACAGGGTCGAGAACAGGCAGGAGCTCGAGGCTTTCACGGAAAAGGAAAGGTCCAGGCCGGTGCCGGTTTCCTCCGGGCAGAAGCTGGATGTCCAGCAGCTCTCCCTGAAGCTCTATCACCTGAAGAATGGGGGGCTGGCCGAGGAGACCCGCCGATTCGTCTCGCACGCCCAGGAGGACAACATCAGGGACGCCGTCCATGCCGTCCTGGTTCTGAGCGGCATCGAGACGGCCGAGACCGGCGTGCGCGTGCTGCACGTGTTCCGAGGGGCGGACACGGTTTTTCTGGACCTGTCCGGGGCCTTCGCACAGGCTCTGGCCAAGCTCGGGCAGCGGAACAGCCAGTTTTTGATCACGGGCATCGTACGGACGATGCAGGACAATTTTCCGCCCATCGTGAAAGTTCGCTTTTTGATCGATGGCGCGGTCGCCTCGGCCGGGGCGCCTGTCGACCTGACCGTGCCCTGGCAGCTGCCGCGCTCGTAG
- a CDS encoding non-canonical purine NTP pyrophosphatase, translating into MFFETLLLATGNRGKYEEFRAMLPDSFVGRLLFAPEVGALVVDETGDTYAVNAMLKARAWARASGLPSLADDSGLEVAALEWGPGVRSARIVEGTDEDRNRWLLGGMAGRKDRRARFVAALALSIPGAWTLVCEGDCPGRLAEHPSGEGGFGYDPLFLPDGFDVSFAALPAAVKNAISHRAAALRVLQELLSCEGSSGDSPHAVDV; encoded by the coding sequence TTGTTTTTTGAAACGCTGCTCCTGGCCACGGGGAACCGGGGCAAGTACGAGGAGTTCCGGGCGATGCTGCCGGATTCCTTCGTCGGGCGTCTTTTGTTCGCTCCGGAGGTCGGTGCCCTCGTCGTGGACGAGACGGGGGACACCTACGCGGTCAATGCCATGCTGAAGGCTCGGGCCTGGGCTCGGGCGTCGGGTCTGCCGAGCCTGGCGGACGACAGCGGCCTCGAGGTTGCGGCACTGGAATGGGGGCCGGGCGTCCGCTCCGCCCGCATCGTGGAGGGGACGGACGAGGATCGAAATCGCTGGCTTTTGGGCGGGATGGCGGGGCGGAAGGATCGCAGGGCCCGCTTCGTCGCAGCCCTGGCCCTGTCGATCCCCGGGGCATGGACCCTGGTCTGCGAGGGGGACTGCCCGGGCCGGCTCGCGGAGCATCCGTCGGGAGAGGGGGGCTTCGGCTACGATCCGCTCTTTTTGCCGGACGGTTTCGACGTCTCGTTCGCCGCTCTGCCGGCTGCCGTGAAGAACGCCATATCGCACCGTGCCGCCGCCCTCCGGGTTTTGCAGGAGCTTCTGTCCTGTGAAGGAAGTTCGGGGGATTCCCCGCATGCGGTGGATGTATGA